One window from the genome of Gemmatimonadota bacterium encodes:
- a CDS encoding M1 family aminopeptidase: MRFRFIHLLFALTAAAFSAEPAYSQGALDGPGVSLPLARLRAHTIRDVKYDLSLDVTARDSAVGTVSIRFDYLDTGDVLLDFRGRRVLSLQSNRQAVPLTAWNRAHIRLPARSLHAGFNTVVVSFVSEIAPTGASIISAHDPDGSDYLYTLLVPSDANQLFPSFDQPDLKARVTFHLTAPRGWTTIANGSEQRADSTATTIAHHFAETRPLSTYLIAFAAGPWTRATSTANGRTINVFVRASRAKEADLDTLLALNQRAISWMEQYFARPYPFEKFDFVLAPAFPFGGMEHPGVVMYNENSFIFRERPTLPRRLGRFSTILHEVAHQWFGDLVTMKWFDDLWLKEGFATYMAAKALASIEPNSGAWKSFYQSNKPAAYGVDQTTGTNPLWQELGNLDQAKSNYGAIVYNKAPSVLKQLNFLVGEAAFQKGVRAFLGKFAYANATWQDLLSAIGKASSKNLTVFGKNFMLRPGMPVVEQKLTLAGGKIVSLELTQRPAQALSGDAPWPMRTELLLAYDDPTPSVRLSVDLTAKTTVVRAAAGKKAPRFVFANADDYGYFLTLLDSNSVAALEHGAITTVRDPLLRTMLWGALWDLVRDARLEPARFIRLALRDLPRERDEQIFPNVLGRLTRAFTAYASDSVRSELRPQLEAMLWQQLGDRTLAYGLRRACLDTYIGLATSPDAIGKLIVLYAADSVVGEPVRDPTRWEIVNRLMVLEHSDALRVLAVQSARDTTADGKRRAFVAGAARRTAEAKREYFTRYFSDAALNEEWASGSLGAFNAHEHAALTLPYLRPALDSLPFVQANRRIFFLGSWLSAFIGGQSGSDALDVVRKFLDEHPALPRDLRQKVQQTVDELERTVRIRRRFG; encoded by the coding sequence ATGCGCTTTCGCTTCATTCATCTCCTGTTTGCCCTCACGGCCGCCGCGTTTTCCGCCGAGCCAGCTTACTCCCAGGGTGCTCTCGACGGCCCAGGCGTCTCGCTCCCGCTCGCTCGGCTCCGCGCGCACACCATCCGTGACGTCAAATACGACCTCTCCCTCGACGTCACCGCACGAGATTCCGCCGTCGGGACCGTCTCCATCCGGTTCGACTACCTCGACACCGGCGACGTATTACTCGATTTCCGCGGCCGACGGGTACTCAGCCTTCAATCCAACCGGCAGGCCGTGCCACTCACGGCCTGGAATCGCGCGCACATTCGACTGCCGGCTCGCTCACTCCACGCCGGCTTCAATACCGTCGTCGTTTCCTTTGTGAGCGAGATCGCCCCGACGGGCGCCAGTATCATTTCCGCCCACGACCCAGACGGTAGCGACTACCTCTACACGCTACTCGTCCCCAGCGATGCCAATCAGCTCTTTCCAAGCTTCGATCAGCCCGACCTCAAGGCGCGCGTCACCTTTCATCTGACCGCCCCGCGGGGCTGGACCACCATCGCGAATGGTTCCGAGCAGCGAGCCGACAGCACCGCCACGACGATTGCACATCACTTTGCCGAAACGCGGCCGCTGAGCACGTACCTCATCGCGTTCGCCGCAGGCCCTTGGACACGAGCCACGAGTACCGCGAACGGTCGAACGATCAACGTCTTTGTCCGAGCCTCGCGCGCCAAGGAAGCAGACCTCGACACGCTGCTCGCGCTCAACCAGCGTGCCATCAGCTGGATGGAACAGTATTTCGCGCGGCCCTATCCCTTTGAGAAATTCGATTTCGTGCTCGCCCCTGCCTTTCCGTTTGGCGGCATGGAACACCCAGGCGTGGTGATGTACAACGAAAATTCTTTCATTTTTCGGGAACGTCCAACGCTGCCGCGTCGCTTAGGTCGATTCTCCACCATTCTGCACGAAGTCGCACACCAGTGGTTTGGCGACCTCGTTACGATGAAGTGGTTTGACGATCTCTGGCTCAAGGAGGGGTTCGCCACATACATGGCAGCCAAGGCGCTCGCGAGCATTGAGCCCAACAGTGGTGCGTGGAAGTCGTTCTATCAGTCCAATAAACCAGCCGCCTACGGGGTCGACCAAACCACCGGGACCAATCCCCTATGGCAGGAGCTTGGCAACCTCGACCAAGCCAAGAGCAACTACGGCGCTATCGTCTATAACAAAGCGCCAAGTGTACTCAAGCAACTCAACTTTCTGGTCGGCGAAGCCGCATTCCAGAAAGGGGTGCGGGCCTTCCTCGGAAAGTTTGCGTACGCCAACGCCACCTGGCAGGATCTCCTCTCCGCCATCGGAAAGGCGTCCTCGAAAAATTTGACCGTGTTTGGGAAGAACTTTATGCTCCGGCCGGGCATGCCGGTGGTCGAACAAAAACTGACACTCGCCGGCGGAAAGATCGTGTCGCTCGAACTCACGCAGCGGCCCGCGCAGGCACTCAGTGGCGACGCGCCGTGGCCGATGCGCACGGAACTCTTGCTGGCCTACGACGATCCGACGCCCAGCGTTCGCCTGTCGGTGGACCTCACGGCAAAGACAACCGTTGTGCGCGCGGCGGCGGGCAAAAAAGCGCCGCGTTTTGTTTTTGCAAACGCAGACGATTACGGCTATTTCCTCACGCTGCTCGATTCCAATAGCGTCGCCGCGCTCGAGCATGGCGCCATCACGACCGTGCGCGATCCATTGCTCCGCACTATGCTGTGGGGCGCGCTCTGGGATCTCGTCCGTGACGCGCGCCTAGAGCCAGCCCGTTTCATTCGCCTCGCCTTACGCGATCTGCCGCGTGAACGTGACGAACAAATATTTCCGAATGTCTTGGGCCGACTCACGCGCGCCTTCACCGCCTATGCGTCCGACTCCGTGCGGAGCGAACTGCGTCCTCAATTAGAGGCGATGCTCTGGCAACAACTGGGCGATCGGACGCTCGCATACGGCCTACGGCGAGCGTGCCTAGACACATACATCGGGCTCGCGACGTCGCCAGACGCCATCGGGAAGTTGATCGTGCTCTATGCGGCGGACTCGGTGGTCGGCGAGCCGGTGCGCGATCCGACGCGATGGGAAATCGTGAATCGTCTCATGGTGCTCGAACACTCTGACGCGTTGCGCGTCCTGGCGGTACAGAGTGCCCGCGATACGACCGCGGACGGAAAGCGCCGCGCGTTCGTCGCGGGGGCTGCCCGACGCACAGCCGAGGCAAAGCGGGAATACTTTACGCGGTATTTCAGTGATGCCGCACTCAACGAAGAGTGGGCCAGTGGCTCGCTCGGCGCCTTCAACGCGCACGAACACGCGGCGCTTACCCTGCCGTATCTGCGGCCCGCGCTCGACTCACTTCCGTTTGTTCAGGCCAACCGCCGTATTTTCTTTTTGGGCAGTTGGCTGAGTGCATTTATTGGCGGACAATCTGGAAGCGACGCGCTCGATGTTGTTCGGAAGTTTCTCGACGAGCACCCCGCACTTCCTCGCGATCTTCGCCAGAAAGTGCAACAGACCGTCGATGAACTCGAACGAACCGTACGGATCCGTCGTCGATTCGGTTGA
- the hisIE gene encoding bifunctional phosphoribosyl-AMP cyclohydrolase/phosphoribosyl-ATP diphosphatase HisIE produces MTCDIAALNFEKSGGLVTVVAQDARSGRVLMVAHADAEALQLSLDTGEMHYRSRTRGLWHKGATSGNTQQLVELFMDCDADAVLARVIPAGPACHTGATTCFGEGAADTLGELDATIDARAGESNATGYTAKLLADRNTRLKKIGEEASELVTACADGDAVRATEEAADLIYHTLVALHAAGGTLDGVRDVLRARRR; encoded by the coding sequence ATGACATGTGATATTGCGGCATTGAACTTCGAGAAAAGCGGCGGCTTGGTTACGGTCGTCGCGCAGGACGCCCGCTCCGGTCGGGTATTGATGGTAGCGCACGCCGATGCGGAAGCCTTGCAGCTGAGCCTCGACACCGGCGAGATGCACTACCGTTCGCGCACGCGCGGTCTCTGGCACAAAGGCGCGACAAGCGGTAACACCCAGCAACTCGTGGAACTGTTCATGGATTGCGATGCCGACGCGGTGCTTGCCCGCGTGATCCCGGCCGGTCCGGCCTGTCACACGGGCGCCACCACCTGTTTTGGCGAGGGTGCTGCAGACACGCTCGGCGAACTCGATGCCACCATCGATGCTCGGGCGGGCGAGAGCAACGCGACCGGCTACACGGCAAAGCTCTTGGCCGACCGAAACACTCGCCTCAAGAAGATTGGCGAAGAGGCGAGTGAACTCGTCACCGCATGCGCCGACGGAGACGCCGTGCGTGCGACCGAGGAGGCGGCGGATTTGATCTACCACACGCTTGTCGCGCTACATGCCGCTGGCGGAACGCTCGATGGCGTGCGCGACGTCCTACGCGCGCGGCGGCGGTAA
- a CDS encoding pitrilysin family protein, which produces MKRALMVLACALTAPASVVGAQDTDSNTVRYVVSGVQVIQRRTPASIVVANLYLLGGLRQATPQTAGTESLLLAASERGSTKYPRDAMRRALARTGSEIGIAPREDWTTISIRTTPQELDSTWAIFADRVMHPTLYSAEVELVRTQLLSGVRQRADSPDAMLDYLSDSIAYTGQPYALSAVGTAETISSITRAQLRRYHRDQFVTSRMLLVVVGNVAREKIETLVRTTIGTLPAGSYQWKAPEASASLPTDAVFLRRTLPTNYIQGVIAGPPANHRDAAALRVAAAVLSGRLFSEIRSKRNLTYAVSANYRDRGLTSIALYVTTTAPDTTIALMKKEVQFIAKANIPTENLAPLVAQFITEYFLENETTTAQADFLARAQLFRGDFRAGSKFVSELRAVTGDDIKRVVAQYFRDIRWAYVGDPARMPRERLLSFP; this is translated from the coding sequence ATGAAGCGCGCTCTGATGGTTCTCGCCTGTGCGCTGACCGCGCCCGCATCAGTCGTGGGCGCGCAGGATACGGACAGCAACACGGTGCGCTACGTCGTGAGTGGTGTTCAGGTGATTCAGCGCCGGACGCCGGCAAGTATTGTCGTGGCGAACCTGTATTTGCTCGGTGGGTTGCGGCAGGCCACGCCACAGACCGCAGGCACCGAAAGCCTGTTGCTCGCGGCCTCGGAGCGTGGGTCCACGAAATATCCACGCGATGCGATGCGTCGCGCCCTAGCGCGCACGGGGAGCGAAATCGGGATTGCCCCTCGGGAAGATTGGACCACCATCAGTATTCGAACAACACCACAGGAGCTCGATTCCACCTGGGCGATCTTCGCCGACCGTGTGATGCATCCAACGCTCTACTCCGCGGAAGTCGAACTGGTGCGGACGCAACTCTTGAGCGGCGTCCGTCAGCGCGCCGATAGTCCCGACGCGATGCTCGACTATTTATCCGACAGTATTGCATACACCGGACAGCCGTACGCCTTGTCCGCCGTCGGAACGGCGGAAACGATTTCGAGTATTACGCGTGCGCAGTTGCGCCGGTATCATCGCGATCAGTTTGTGACGTCACGCATGCTCCTGGTGGTGGTGGGCAATGTGGCACGCGAGAAAATTGAAACGTTGGTCCGGACGACGATTGGTACGCTTCCAGCCGGTTCGTATCAATGGAAAGCGCCAGAGGCCAGTGCGTCGTTGCCCACCGATGCCGTCTTTCTTCGGCGGACGCTCCCGACCAACTATATACAGGGGGTCATTGCCGGACCGCCGGCCAACCATCGCGACGCTGCGGCCTTGCGGGTGGCGGCCGCCGTGCTCTCGGGACGCCTCTTCTCCGAAATTCGCTCGAAGCGCAATCTGACGTATGCGGTGAGCGCGAATTACCGAGACCGCGGCCTGACGTCAATTGCGTTGTATGTCACCACGACGGCGCCGGACACGACGATTGCGCTGATGAAAAAGGAAGTGCAGTTCATTGCGAAGGCGAATATTCCGACCGAAAATCTCGCGCCATTGGTGGCACAGTTTATTACGGAGTATTTCCTCGAAAACGAAACCACAACGGCGCAGGCGGATTTTCTCGCGCGCGCACAACTCTTCCGCGGTGATTTTCGAGCCGGATCAAAATTTGTCAGTGAGTTGCGTGCCGTAACTGGCGACGACATCAAGCGCGTTGTCGCGCAATACTTCCGCGACATCCGCTGGGCGTACGTCGGTGATCCTGCACGCATGCCGCGCGAGCGCTTGCTCAGCTTTCCGTAA
- a CDS encoding pitrilysin family protein, protein MLAQRAVLEKVIQRRVLPNGLEVVVLENHGVPLATVEVSVRNGSFTQSPEYAGLAHLYEHMFFKANDQYPIVDQYIDKASELGAVFNAQTREEQVNYYLTVASDSVEGAMRYLVAALLGPKFRQDELERERQVVIGEYDRNESQPFFRLEEAMGKKLWSDQWSRKNVIGDRQVISTVTPDKMRRIRDLYYVPNNSVLIISGDVNPSAAFAMAERIYGVWPRGEDPFVKVPVPTIPPLVKSDAVIVEEDVNAVTVLIQWQGPSVRKDEDATFVADVFSDVLNNPQSRFQKRLVDTGLWQGVGVNYYTLNNVGPISISGQTTPDKLREALRALFAELRLVVTQPGYMSQEELDATKANRSVSTAFGLERSSESSHTIGFWWSVSGLDYYMKYNDEMGKRTAADLRAYANKYIIDRPHITGVMLTAPDRRRIGLNVLELSTIGARATP, encoded by the coding sequence GTGCTGGCTCAGCGCGCCGTCTTGGAAAAGGTGATCCAGCGTCGGGTGCTGCCGAACGGGTTAGAGGTGGTGGTGCTCGAAAACCACGGGGTGCCATTGGCGACCGTGGAAGTTTCGGTGCGCAACGGCTCCTTCACCCAGTCGCCCGAATACGCTGGGCTGGCCCATCTATATGAACACATGTTCTTCAAGGCCAACGACCAGTATCCGATTGTTGACCAGTACATCGACAAAGCCAGCGAGCTGGGCGCCGTGTTTAATGCGCAGACGCGGGAAGAGCAGGTCAACTACTACCTGACCGTGGCCTCGGACTCAGTAGAAGGGGCGATGCGGTATCTCGTGGCCGCGTTGCTGGGCCCCAAGTTCCGTCAGGATGAGTTAGAACGCGAACGGCAGGTGGTCATCGGTGAATATGACCGCAACGAATCTCAGCCATTCTTCCGCCTTGAAGAGGCGATGGGAAAGAAGCTGTGGAGCGATCAGTGGAGCCGAAAAAACGTCATTGGCGACCGGCAAGTGATTTCCACCGTCACGCCGGACAAAATGCGCCGTATTCGCGACCTGTACTACGTGCCCAACAATTCGGTGTTAATCATATCTGGTGATGTCAATCCGTCGGCGGCGTTCGCGATGGCGGAGCGTATTTATGGAGTCTGGCCGCGCGGTGAAGATCCGTTTGTGAAAGTGCCGGTGCCCACGATTCCGCCGCTCGTCAAGAGCGACGCCGTGATTGTGGAAGAGGACGTGAATGCGGTGACCGTCCTCATTCAGTGGCAAGGCCCCAGTGTGCGAAAGGACGAGGACGCGACCTTTGTGGCCGATGTGTTCTCGGATGTACTCAATAACCCGCAGTCTCGCTTTCAGAAACGGCTGGTCGATACGGGGTTGTGGCAGGGCGTTGGTGTGAACTACTACACGCTCAACAACGTTGGCCCCATCTCGATCAGCGGACAGACCACTCCCGATAAACTTCGCGAGGCACTCCGCGCGTTGTTTGCGGAACTGCGGCTGGTGGTTACGCAGCCCGGATACATGTCACAAGAAGAACTGGACGCGACCAAGGCGAATCGCTCCGTGTCCACGGCGTTTGGGCTTGAGCGCAGTTCGGAGTCGTCGCACACGATTGGTTTTTGGTGGAGCGTGTCGGGGCTCGACTACTATATGAAGTACAACGATGAAATGGGCAAACGCACGGCCGCCGATCTTCGTGCGTATGCGAACAAGTACATCATTGACCGTCCCCATATCACGGGGGTGATGCTTACGGCTCCGGATCGTCGTCGGATCGGACTGAATGTGTTGGAGTTGAGCACCATCGGCGCGAGGGCCACGCCATGA
- a CDS encoding histidinol phosphate phosphatase, with the protein MNESADTLMQAAAEVARIAGATALQYFHTNVAVEWKADGTPVTIADRAAERAARDWIAQRFPDDGILGEEFGEQVGRSGRRWILDPIDGTKSFVRGVPLWGSLVAVAHDDVVLAGAASFPPLSELIAAAPGCGAWCNGVRAHVSTVDTIESATMLVTDDRTPGPAAAHRGWQELHTRAAVSRTWGDCYGYLMVATGRAEVMIDFTLGDWDAACFQPIITEAGGVFTDLVGHPTAFGGNAVATNAALDTAVRTLLRGSTP; encoded by the coding sequence ATGAACGAATCTGCCGATACGCTGATGCAAGCCGCCGCCGAAGTTGCGCGCATCGCCGGTGCGACGGCGCTCCAGTACTTCCACACGAATGTCGCCGTGGAATGGAAGGCAGACGGCACGCCGGTAACCATCGCTGATCGCGCCGCGGAGCGCGCCGCCCGTGACTGGATCGCCCAACGGTTTCCGGACGACGGCATTCTCGGTGAGGAGTTCGGTGAGCAGGTAGGGCGAAGTGGGCGTCGGTGGATTCTCGACCCCATCGACGGAACCAAGTCGTTCGTGCGCGGCGTGCCACTGTGGGGTTCTCTGGTTGCCGTCGCCCATGACGACGTCGTACTGGCGGGCGCCGCGTCCTTTCCGCCTCTCTCAGAACTCATCGCGGCCGCTCCTGGCTGTGGCGCGTGGTGCAACGGCGTACGCGCCCACGTCAGCACGGTGGATACCATTGAGAGTGCCACCATGCTCGTCACAGACGACCGAACCCCAGGTCCGGCCGCCGCGCATCGCGGCTGGCAGGAGCTACACACGCGCGCCGCGGTCAGCCGAACATGGGGTGACTGCTACGGCTACCTCATGGTGGCCACCGGTCGCGCAGAAGTCATGATTGATTTCACGCTCGGGGACTGGGACGCCGCATGTTTTCAACCGATCATTACGGAAGCCGGTGGTGTGTTTACGGATCTCGTGGGGCATCCGACCGCGTTCGGCGGCAATGCGGTCGCGACCAACGCCGCGCTTGATACCGCCGTCCGCACGCTGTTGCGAGGTTCCACACCATGA
- the hisF gene encoding imidazole glycerol phosphate synthase subunit HisF: MTLTRRLIVCLDVRNGRVVKGTNFVGLRDVGDPVALAEQYERDGADELVFLDIAATHEERATLLDVVRRTAERLFIPLTVGGGIRSVEDIASVLRAGADKIGINSAAVHNPSLINEGSSRFGAQCIVASIDAKREGDRWVVYTSGGRTRTDLDAVTWAQECATRGAGEILLTSIDRDGARTGYDIALTQAISSVVDVPVVASGGAGLPEHVAAAIADGGADAALVAGILHDGVTTIAALKSAMRMANLSVRDTAA, encoded by the coding sequence GTGACGCTCACCCGCCGGCTCATCGTCTGTCTCGATGTGCGCAATGGTCGCGTCGTCAAAGGGACCAATTTCGTGGGACTCCGTGACGTGGGAGATCCCGTCGCGCTCGCCGAGCAGTACGAACGCGACGGGGCGGATGAATTGGTGTTTTTGGATATTGCCGCAACGCACGAAGAACGAGCGACACTCCTCGACGTCGTTCGGCGTACGGCAGAGCGACTGTTTATTCCACTGACGGTCGGTGGCGGCATTCGTTCGGTTGAGGACATCGCCTCCGTCTTGCGCGCAGGCGCCGACAAAATCGGAATCAATTCGGCGGCTGTGCATAACCCGTCGCTGATCAATGAGGGCTCGTCGCGATTCGGCGCGCAATGTATCGTTGCGTCTATTGATGCCAAGCGCGAGGGAGATCGCTGGGTGGTCTACACGTCCGGCGGCCGTACGCGCACGGACCTCGACGCGGTAACATGGGCACAGGAGTGTGCGACGCGCGGTGCCGGGGAGATTTTGCTCACGAGCATCGATCGTGACGGTGCTCGCACCGGTTACGACATTGCCCTCACGCAGGCCATTTCGTCTGTGGTCGATGTGCCGGTGGTCGCCAGCGGCGGGGCGGGGCTCCCTGAGCACGTCGCCGCGGCGATTGCCGACGGGGGGGCGGACGCCGCCCTCGTGGCCGGTATTCTTCATGACGGAGTGACCACGATCGCGGCACTCAAAAGCGCGATGCGTATGGCCAACCTTTCAGTACGAGACACTGCCGCATGA
- a CDS encoding Xaa-Pro peptidase family protein, translating to MSSRRDFLGSAAAATVGVAVGTRPAGAAQRSADDLPPAIKALKSMRSLATPISVDERRGRIEKARVLMKANGIDALMLNGGTSMEYFTGIRWGLSERMLATVIPVNGAAFLVTPKFEEERAMEQAHLGPLGKDAQVYPWEEHENPWELIATGLRARGLATATIGAEETVRFVFADGTAHLPGVKVVSGTPVTAGCRTIKDAHEIALMRLAAQVTLKAYEAAWKSLKEGMSQNDFASLVSAAHTRLGFDGSAGVQVGKFSALPHGSATPQVVREGSILLIDGGCKVEGYSSDISRTFVLGKATQRMNDVFEIEHRAQTMAVKTARPGLPCEAVDAAARKVIVDAGFGPDYKYFSHRVGHGMGMDGHEWPYLVRGNTLPLKAGMTFSDEPGIYIPGEFGIRLEDDMLITENGAELFTPQSPSLEKPFAAA from the coding sequence ATGTCTTCACGTCGCGACTTTCTTGGGTCCGCTGCCGCTGCCACCGTTGGAGTGGCCGTGGGTACACGTCCCGCTGGCGCGGCTCAACGGAGCGCCGATGATCTGCCGCCCGCGATCAAGGCACTGAAATCCATGCGGAGTTTGGCCACGCCGATTTCAGTCGACGAGCGTCGGGGGCGCATTGAAAAAGCGCGCGTCCTGATGAAAGCGAACGGCATTGACGCCCTGATGCTGAACGGCGGCACCTCCATGGAATATTTCACGGGGATCCGCTGGGGGCTGAGTGAGCGGATGCTGGCGACGGTCATCCCAGTGAATGGCGCAGCATTTTTAGTGACACCAAAGTTCGAAGAAGAGCGCGCGATGGAACAAGCGCACCTCGGGCCGCTCGGAAAAGACGCGCAGGTGTATCCGTGGGAAGAGCACGAGAATCCCTGGGAGCTTATTGCGACAGGATTGCGCGCGCGTGGCCTCGCCACCGCAACCATTGGCGCGGAAGAAACTGTCCGCTTCGTTTTCGCTGATGGAACGGCACATCTCCCGGGCGTCAAGGTGGTGAGCGGTACGCCCGTCACGGCTGGCTGTCGCACCATCAAAGACGCACATGAAATCGCACTGATGCGCTTGGCCGCGCAGGTCACGTTGAAAGCCTATGAGGCGGCGTGGAAATCTCTGAAAGAAGGCATGAGCCAAAATGATTTTGCTTCGCTGGTAAGCGCGGCTCACACGCGACTGGGTTTTGATGGATCGGCCGGCGTGCAGGTTGGCAAATTCAGCGCACTGCCGCACGGTTCTGCCACGCCGCAGGTGGTGCGAGAGGGCTCTATTCTGTTGATCGACGGCGGATGTAAGGTCGAGGGATACAGTTCTGATATTTCACGCACCTTTGTCCTCGGCAAGGCCACGCAACGCATGAACGACGTCTTTGAAATCGAACATCGTGCGCAAACGATGGCCGTGAAGACGGCCCGTCCGGGATTGCCCTGCGAAGCCGTGGATGCCGCCGCGCGCAAGGTGATTGTGGATGCCGGCTTTGGTCCCGACTATAAATATTTTTCTCATCGCGTTGGGCACGGAATGGGGATGGACGGTCACGAGTGGCCATACCTTGTGCGCGGCAACACGCTGCCGTTGAAGGCCGGGATGACCTTCAGCGATGAGCCAGGAATTTATATTCCAGGAGAGTTCGGGATTCGCCTTGAAGATGATATGCTCATCACGGAAAACGGCGCGGAATTGTTCACACCACAATCCCCCAGTCTGGAGAAACCGTTCGCCGCTGCGTAG
- the murB gene encoding UDP-N-acetylmuramate dehydrogenase yields MRERLLITDSMPKEISRPAGAADELIRALRPSLAADRLRPGIPLAPYTTFRIGGPADVLYDATSADDLATAVTAAQSAGIPWFVLGLGANILIGDLGFRGLVIRNCAREFDVPREGAIHAGSGVIIADLIPEAVRLGLSGLEHYVGIPSTVGGAVWQNLHFLSPAPERARTMFIAEVVESVDLLTGAGVRQTVSAAEMRFGYDTSRLHDSGEIALAVTFALTHGDETAMRRTMQENLDWRGARHPHLDVEPSAGSIFKKIEGVGAGRLIDDCGLKGFRIGGAQISPLHANIIVNVGNATASDVRAVIAHAQAAVLARSGHHLEPEIGFIGEF; encoded by the coding sequence GTGCGCGAGCGCTTGTTGATTACCGATAGTATGCCCAAAGAAATCTCCCGTCCGGCTGGCGCGGCTGACGAACTGATTCGTGCCCTTCGCCCTTCACTCGCGGCCGATCGACTGCGCCCCGGCATCCCGTTGGCGCCGTACACCACCTTTCGTATTGGCGGTCCGGCCGACGTCCTGTACGATGCCACATCGGCCGACGATCTCGCTACGGCTGTCACCGCTGCACAATCCGCCGGAATCCCGTGGTTTGTCCTCGGACTCGGTGCCAATATCCTGATCGGCGACCTCGGATTCCGCGGATTGGTCATTCGGAACTGTGCCCGCGAGTTCGATGTTCCGCGTGAGGGAGCCATCCACGCCGGCAGCGGTGTCATAATCGCCGACCTGATTCCAGAAGCCGTCCGTCTGGGGCTCTCTGGGCTCGAACACTATGTCGGCATTCCCAGCACCGTCGGTGGGGCCGTCTGGCAAAACCTGCATTTCCTCTCGCCGGCCCCCGAACGTGCGCGGACCATGTTCATCGCGGAAGTCGTGGAGTCCGTTGACCTCCTGACCGGGGCGGGTGTCCGTCAGACCGTCAGCGCTGCCGAAATGCGGTTTGGATACGACACGTCCCGCCTCCACGACAGTGGCGAGATCGCGCTTGCCGTCACCTTCGCCCTAACTCACGGTGATGAAACCGCGATGCGGCGCACCATGCAGGAGAATCTCGACTGGCGCGGCGCGCGACACCCTCATCTCGACGTGGAACCGAGCGCTGGATCGATTTTCAAGAAGATCGAAGGCGTAGGGGCGGGTCGGTTGATCGATGACTGTGGACTCAAGGGCTTTCGGATTGGCGGTGCTCAGATTTCTCCGTTGCATGCCAACATCATCGTGAATGTCGGCAACGCCACGGCCTCCGATGTGCGCGCCGTCATCGCGCACGCACAAGCTGCTGTGCTGGCGCGCAGTGGCCACCACCTCGAACCTGAAATCGGGTTTATCGGAGAGTTCTAA